In a genomic window of Dyadobacter fermentans DSM 18053:
- the rimO gene encoding 30S ribosomal protein S12 methylthiotransferase RimO encodes MKTKGIVKNKVNIVTLGCSKNLVDSEVLYTQLKGNGFAVDHESKKDDSQIVVINTCGFIDNAKEESINTILRYADAKAAGMVDKVYVTGCLSHRYKDELSVEIPTVDAWFGTNELPRLLKTLKADYKHELVGERLLTTPAHYAYLKIAEGCDRPCSFCAIPLMRGGHVSRSIEDLVKEAKSLAKRGTKELILIAQDLTYYGLDIYKKRNLSDLLRNLSDVEGIEWIRLQYAYPAGFPMDVLDVMNERSNIAKYLDMPLQSGSTEMLKLMRRGITREKTEALIHSIRDKVPDIALRTTLIVGHPGETEELFDETYEFVEKMRFDRLGAFQYSHEDNTHSFSMEDDVEAEVKQERADAIMELQQGISAELNQAKIGKTFKVLFDRKEGGYFIGRTEFDSPEVDNEVLVLASQYVRLGDYAQVKVTSAEEFDLYGEVIS; translated from the coding sequence ATGAAAACCAAAGGAATAGTTAAGAATAAGGTCAATATCGTGACGCTGGGTTGTTCCAAAAACCTGGTCGACTCGGAGGTGCTGTACACGCAGCTCAAAGGCAACGGGTTTGCGGTTGACCACGAATCCAAAAAGGATGATTCGCAGATTGTCGTGATCAATACCTGCGGGTTTATCGACAATGCGAAGGAAGAATCTATCAACACCATTTTGCGCTACGCCGATGCCAAAGCGGCAGGGATGGTAGATAAAGTGTATGTGACAGGCTGCCTGTCGCACCGGTACAAGGATGAACTTTCGGTTGAAATACCTACCGTAGACGCCTGGTTCGGGACCAACGAGCTGCCCCGCCTGCTCAAAACCCTCAAAGCAGACTACAAACACGAGCTCGTGGGCGAGCGCCTGCTCACCACGCCTGCGCATTATGCCTACCTGAAAATCGCCGAAGGCTGCGACCGCCCGTGCTCGTTCTGCGCCATCCCGCTCATGCGCGGAGGCCACGTGTCACGGTCGATCGAAGATCTGGTGAAAGAAGCGAAATCGCTTGCCAAACGCGGAACTAAAGAGCTTATTCTCATTGCCCAGGACCTGACTTACTACGGCCTGGATATTTACAAAAAACGCAATCTTTCCGACCTGCTCCGTAACCTTTCCGACGTGGAGGGCATCGAGTGGATTCGCCTGCAATATGCCTATCCGGCCGGGTTCCCGATGGATGTGCTGGATGTGATGAACGAGCGCAGTAACATTGCCAAATACCTCGATATGCCGCTCCAATCGGGCTCGACGGAAATGCTGAAACTCATGCGCCGCGGCATTACCCGCGAAAAAACGGAAGCGCTCATCCATTCGATCCGTGACAAAGTGCCTGATATCGCGTTGCGTACGACACTGATCGTCGGACACCCTGGCGAAACGGAAGAATTGTTTGACGAGACCTACGAATTCGTTGAAAAAATGCGTTTCGACCGCCTGGGGGCATTCCAGTACTCGCATGAGGACAATACGCATTCATTCTCGATGGAGGACGATGTGGAAGCGGAAGTGAAACAGGAGCGCGCCGATGCCATTATGGAATTGCAGCAAGGCATTTCGGCGGAGCTGAACCAGGCAAAAATCGGGAAGACATTCAAAGTCCTGTTCGACCGTAAGGAAGGCGGCTATTTCATCGGCCGCACGGAATTCGATTCACCCGAGGTGGATAACGAAGTACTCGTTCTGGCGAGCCAATATGTGCGCCTGGGCGATTATGCGCAGGTAAAAGTGACGTCGGCGGAGGAATTTGACCTTTATGGTGAAGTGATTTCCTGA
- the ftsY gene encoding signal recognition particle-docking protein FtsY produces the protein MGLFGFFSKEKKETLDKGLEKTKDSFFGKLSRAIVGKTTIDEDVLDELEDILVSSDVGVETTVKVIKRIEERVARDKYASTAELDSILREEIAALLTENKSVDIRDSFETEHLPKPFVMMVVGVNGVGKTTTIGKLAHQFHQRGHKVVLGAADTFRAAAVDQLKLWGQRVNVPVIDHGMNTDPSAVAYDAIKKGVESNADVIIIDTAGRLHTKVNLMNELSKIKRVMQKILPDAPHEVLLVLDGSTGQNAVIQAREFTKVTDITALAITKLDGTAKGGVVIGISDEFKIPVKYIGVGEKMDDLQVFDRAEFVDSLFKKIG, from the coding sequence ATGGGTTTATTTGGCTTTTTTTCAAAGGAGAAAAAAGAAACGTTAGACAAAGGCCTCGAAAAAACCAAAGACAGCTTCTTTGGCAAGCTCTCGCGGGCGATCGTAGGGAAAACCACCATCGACGAGGACGTTCTCGATGAACTGGAAGATATACTGGTAAGCTCCGATGTGGGCGTGGAAACGACCGTGAAGGTTATCAAACGCATCGAAGAGCGCGTCGCCAGGGACAAATATGCGTCAACAGCCGAGCTGGACAGCATCCTGCGCGAGGAAATCGCCGCGCTGCTCACCGAAAACAAGTCGGTGGACATCCGCGACAGCTTCGAAACAGAGCATTTGCCGAAACCATTCGTGATGATGGTGGTAGGTGTAAATGGCGTAGGTAAAACGACGACGATCGGCAAGCTGGCGCACCAGTTTCACCAGCGCGGGCACAAAGTGGTGCTTGGCGCGGCGGATACTTTCCGTGCCGCCGCCGTGGACCAGCTGAAACTCTGGGGCCAGCGCGTGAATGTGCCGGTAATCGACCACGGCATGAACACCGACCCGTCGGCCGTCGCATATGACGCGATCAAGAAAGGGGTTGAATCCAATGCCGACGTGATCATCATCGACACGGCCGGCCGCCTGCACACGAAGGTGAACCTGATGAACGAGCTGTCGAAGATCAAGCGCGTGATGCAAAAGATCCTGCCCGACGCGCCGCACGAAGTACTCCTCGTACTCGACGGCAGCACCGGCCAGAACGCCGTGATCCAGGCCCGCGAGTTCACCAAAGTCACCGACATCACCGCATTGGCCATCACCAAGCTCGACGGAACGGCAAAAGGCGGCGTCGTGATCGGCATTTCCGACGAATTCAAAATCCCGGTGAAATACATCGGCGTAGGCGAAAAAATGGACGATTTGCAAGTCTTCGACCGCGCAGAGTTTGTGGATTCGTTGTTTAAGAAAATAGGATAA